One Phaseolus vulgaris cultivar G19833 chromosome 11, P. vulgaris v2.0, whole genome shotgun sequence genomic window carries:
- the LOC137832396 gene encoding early nodulin-like protein 4, whose protein sequence is MAFLGLLFSMIPMLLLVGSSPRFQAEARQFDVGGRDGWVVKPSEDYNHWAQRNRFQVNDTLHFKYNKGIDSVVEVKKEDFDSCNTNNPIQKTDDGDSIFPLSHSGLFYFLSGNLDNCKIGQKLIVLVMAVRQPLPKAAPPPASTLPPQTVPATGLTSPAPPPSDKSGSGRVGVDLGVLVGFVLGGFVGLA, encoded by the exons ATGGCTTTTCTGGGTCTTTTGTTTTCGATGATTCCTATGTTGCTTCTTGTTGGGTCATCACCTAGGTTTCAAGCTGAGGCAAGGCAATTTGATGTTGGTGGGAGAGATGGGTGGGTGGTGAAGCCTTCTGAAGACTACAACCACTGGGCTCAGAGGAACAGATTTCAAGTCAATGACACTCTCC ATTTCAAGTACAACAAAGGCATTGATTCAGTTGTGGAGGTGAAGAAGGAGGATTTCGATTCGTGCAACACCAACAATCCTATTCAGAAGACGGACGATGGTGATTCAATTTTCCCACTTTCTCATTCGGGTCTCTTTTACTTCTTAAGTGGCAACCTTGACAACTGCAAGATCGGTCAAAAACTCATTGTTCTTGTCATGGCTGTGAGACAACCTCTTCCCAAGGCTGCGCCACCGCCAGCAAGCACCCTGCCGCCGCAGACTGTTCCGGCAACCGGGTTGACCTCTCCGGCGCCGCCCCCATCGGACAAATCGGGCTCAGGGAGGGTTGGTGTGGATTTGGGAGTTTTGGTTGGTTTTGTGTTGGGTGGGTTTGTAGGGTTGGCTTAG